The following are encoded in a window of Streptomyces sp. SAT1 genomic DNA:
- a CDS encoding ABC transporter permease, giving the protein MLVHSRKGRWAVWAVFLVLFLPLFALPLLVVLGASFATHWSGVLPSGLTTGNYRTATRGDALQALTTSLVTAVTASLLALAVGTWAALAGAALRKSHRRVLDALFVLPVAVPSVVVGLSVLVAFSKPPMLLNGTSWIVILAHTVLVTAFAHQSVSAAIVRLDPAYEQAAASLGARPSSVLWRVRLPLLLPSLTAAAGLCFALSMGELSATMMLYPPDWTPLPVLIFAATDRGSLFTGSAVAVVLMAVTLLALLAVSRVRTRATYR; this is encoded by the coding sequence GTGCTGGTGCATAGCCGCAAGGGCCGCTGGGCCGTGTGGGCGGTGTTCCTCGTCCTCTTCCTGCCCCTGTTCGCCCTGCCCCTCCTCGTCGTCCTCGGCGCCTCCTTCGCCACCCACTGGTCCGGTGTGCTGCCCTCGGGCCTGACCACCGGCAACTACCGCACCGCCACCCGCGGCGACGCCCTCCAGGCGCTGACCACCAGCCTGGTCACCGCCGTCACCGCGAGCCTGCTCGCGCTGGCCGTGGGCACCTGGGCCGCGCTGGCCGGAGCGGCGCTCAGGAAGAGCCACCGCCGGGTGCTGGACGCGCTGTTCGTGCTGCCGGTCGCCGTGCCGTCGGTGGTGGTCGGCCTGTCGGTCCTGGTGGCCTTCTCCAAGCCGCCGATGCTGCTCAACGGCACCAGCTGGATCGTGATCCTCGCGCACACCGTGCTGGTCACCGCCTTCGCCCACCAGTCCGTGTCGGCGGCGATCGTCCGCCTCGACCCGGCCTACGAGCAGGCCGCCGCCTCGCTCGGCGCCCGCCCCTCCTCTGTCCTGTGGCGGGTGCGGCTGCCGCTGCTGCTGCCCTCGCTCACGGCCGCCGCCGGGCTCTGCTTCGCCCTGTCCATGGGCGAGCTGAGCGCCACGATGATGCTCTACCCGCCCGACTGGACCCCGCTGCCGGTGCTGATCTTCGCCGCCACCGACCGGGGCTCCCTGTTCACCGGCTCCGCCGTCGCCGTGGTGCTGATGGCGGTCACCCTGCTCGCCCTGCTGGCCGTCTCCCGCGTCCGCACCCGGGCGACCTACCGCTGA
- a CDS encoding 2-aminoethylphosphonate ABC transporter permease subunit: MSTEPLTTPASARAAGPSAAPAPPAAVRAPAASRTARRLLWALPPVVLLAVFFLYPLALVVRQSFQPDAGGTSVQPYADVFASDAFREALWTTVWLALAATAGCLVLGFVLALVIAFVPFPGAKGVAKFIDVFLSFPSFLITLALLFVYGRTGLANGLWTQVTGSADGPFEFLTTPWGVLLAEITYFTPFVMRPLLAAFTQLDTAQLEAAGSLGARAPRIVRQVILPEALPALGAGGSLVLVLCLNEFGIVLFTGAKGVTTLPMLVYSKAILESDYPGACVVAVVNVLISVGLYGLYRVVSRRAGA; this comes from the coding sequence ATGAGCACTGAGCCGCTGACCACCCCGGCGTCCGCCCGTGCGGCGGGCCCCAGCGCCGCCCCGGCGCCCCCCGCAGCGGTGCGCGCCCCCGCCGCGTCCCGCACGGCCCGGCGCCTGCTGTGGGCGCTGCCCCCGGTCGTACTGCTCGCCGTCTTCTTCCTCTACCCGCTCGCCCTGGTCGTGCGGCAGTCCTTCCAGCCGGACGCGGGCGGCACCTCGGTGCAGCCGTACGCCGACGTGTTCGCCTCGGACGCCTTCCGCGAGGCGCTGTGGACCACCGTGTGGCTCGCGCTCGCCGCCACGGCGGGATGCCTGGTGCTGGGCTTCGTGCTCGCGCTGGTCATCGCCTTCGTGCCGTTCCCCGGCGCGAAGGGCGTGGCGAAGTTCATCGACGTCTTCCTGTCCTTCCCGTCCTTCCTGATCACCCTGGCGCTGCTGTTCGTCTACGGCCGCACCGGACTGGCCAACGGGCTGTGGACCCAGGTCACCGGCTCCGCCGACGGGCCCTTCGAGTTCCTGACCACGCCCTGGGGCGTGCTGCTCGCGGAGATCACCTACTTCACGCCGTTCGTGATGCGCCCGCTGCTCGCCGCGTTCACCCAGCTGGACACCGCGCAGCTGGAGGCGGCCGGCTCGCTGGGCGCCCGCGCCCCGCGCATCGTCCGGCAGGTGATCCTGCCCGAGGCGCTGCCCGCGCTCGGGGCCGGCGGGAGCCTGGTGCTCGTGCTGTGCCTCAACGAGTTCGGCATCGTCCTGTTCACCGGCGCCAAGGGCGTCACCACCCTGCCGATGCTCGTCTACAGCAAGGCGATCCTGGAGTCCGACTACCCGGGCGCCTGTGTGGTCGCCGTCGTCAACGTCCTGATCTCCGTGGGCCTCTACGGCCTCTACCGGGTGGTGAGCCGCCGTGCTGGTGCATAG
- a CDS encoding ABC transporter ATP-binding protein — translation MSIRFDSVTVAYDGNVVLDSLDLTVAPGEVMALLGPSGSGKTTALRAVAGFVRPVSGRVLLGERDVTDLPPHRRGIGMVVQQYALFPHLRVEDNVAFGLKARKTARSEIRARVGEALEMTGMAAYARRYPRELSGGQQQRVAIARALAIRPAVLLLDEPLSALDARLRSGMLAELARLHRELPDVSILYVTHDQIEALTLADRIAVMDKARLRACGTPQELYRAPADAFTASFVGNANLLPVTVTPGGAALGAAELTVDTAGAAAGARATLCVRPHLVGLGDGPNRLTGTVSEIQWRGSTHRLYVDVDGHPVMADLPELREPPAHGAEVSLHFAAEDAVLLAAGVSGDEH, via the coding sequence ATGAGCATCCGCTTCGACTCCGTCACGGTCGCCTACGACGGCAACGTCGTCCTCGACTCGCTCGACCTCACCGTCGCGCCCGGCGAGGTGATGGCGCTCCTCGGACCGTCCGGTTCCGGCAAGACCACCGCGCTGCGGGCGGTCGCCGGGTTCGTGCGGCCCGTGTCGGGACGGGTGCTTCTCGGGGAGCGGGACGTGACGGACCTGCCTCCCCACCGCCGGGGCATCGGCATGGTCGTCCAGCAGTACGCCCTCTTCCCGCACCTGCGGGTCGAGGACAACGTGGCCTTCGGCCTGAAGGCCCGCAAGACGGCCCGGTCCGAGATCCGCGCCCGGGTGGGCGAGGCCCTGGAGATGACCGGCATGGCCGCCTACGCGCGCCGCTACCCCCGGGAGCTCTCCGGCGGCCAGCAGCAGCGCGTGGCCATCGCCCGCGCGCTCGCCATCCGGCCCGCCGTGCTGCTGCTGGACGAACCGCTGTCCGCGCTGGACGCCCGGCTGCGCTCGGGCATGCTCGCCGAACTCGCGCGCCTGCACCGCGAACTGCCCGACGTGTCCATCCTGTACGTCACCCACGACCAGATCGAGGCGCTGACCCTGGCCGACCGGATCGCGGTCATGGACAAGGCCCGGCTGCGGGCCTGCGGGACACCGCAGGAGCTGTACCGGGCCCCGGCCGACGCCTTCACGGCGTCCTTCGTCGGCAACGCCAACCTGCTGCCGGTCACCGTGACCCCCGGCGGCGCCGCCCTCGGCGCCGCCGAGCTGACGGTCGACACGGCGGGCGCGGCGGCCGGCGCGCGGGCCACCCTGTGCGTACGCCCGCACCTGGTCGGGCTCGGCGACGGGCCCAACCGGCTCACCGGCACCGTCAGCGAGATCCAGTGGCGCGGCTCCACCCACCGGCTCTACGTCGACGTCGACGGCCACCCGGTGATGGCCGACCTGCCCGAGCTGCGCGAGCCGCCCGCGCACGGCGCCGAGGTCAGCCTGCACTTCGCCGCCGAGGACGCGGTGCTGCTGGCCGCGGGGGTGAGCGGCGATGAGCACTGA
- a CDS encoding phosphonatase-like hydrolase, which produces MTETPTPATTDASTQAGPAGIRLVVLDMAGTTVADGGLVERAFAAAAAELGVEPGSAEHTEQVAYVRATMGESKISVFRHLFGTEEAAQRANAAFEKAYGELVDDGLIEPVPGAREAIEAIRANGRTVVLSTGFARVTQDAILDALGWRDLVALTLCPADAGGRGRPYPDMVLEAFLRTGAADSLDQVAVVGDTSYDMLSGVRAGAGLVAGVLTGAHREPDLRAAGATHVLPSVADLPALLEGAR; this is translated from the coding sequence ATGACCGAGACACCCACCCCCGCCACCACCGACGCCTCCACGCAGGCCGGTCCCGCCGGCATCCGGCTGGTCGTCCTCGACATGGCCGGGACCACCGTCGCCGACGGCGGCCTGGTCGAGCGCGCTTTCGCCGCGGCCGCCGCCGAGCTGGGCGTCGAGCCCGGCTCCGCCGAGCACACCGAACAGGTCGCCTACGTCCGCGCCACCATGGGCGAGTCGAAGATCTCCGTCTTCCGGCACCTGTTCGGCACCGAGGAGGCCGCCCAGCGGGCCAACGCCGCCTTCGAGAAGGCGTACGGCGAACTCGTCGACGACGGGCTGATCGAGCCCGTGCCCGGCGCCCGCGAGGCCATCGAGGCGATCCGGGCGAACGGCCGCACCGTCGTCCTGTCCACGGGGTTCGCACGTGTCACCCAGGACGCCATCCTCGACGCGCTCGGCTGGCGCGACCTGGTCGCGCTCACCCTGTGCCCCGCCGACGCGGGCGGGCGCGGACGCCCGTACCCGGACATGGTGCTGGAGGCGTTCCTGCGGACCGGGGCGGCCGACTCCCTGGACCAGGTGGCCGTCGTCGGGGACACCTCCTACGACATGCTCAGCGGCGTCCGCGCCGGTGCCGGTCTCGTCGCCGGCGTGCTGACCGGGGCGCACCGCGAGCCCGACCTGCGCGCCGCCGGCGCCACCCATGTCCTCCCGTCCGTCGCCGACCTGCCCGCCCTGCTCGAGGGAGCCCGGTGA
- a CDS encoding TIGR03364 family FAD-dependent oxidoreductase, with product MKVTVVGAGVVGTMHAWQAVERGHEVVQIEREAEARGASLRNFGQIWVSGRASGEELETALRARELWEEIGGRVPALGFRANGSLTPVRGALELAVAEAAAAAPDAAVRGRELLTPGEARALNPALRGDFDAALFCERDAAVEPRTAQLALRAELLKRPGYTFLPGREVREVVGAGAVRDDHGDVHSADVVVLATGAWLGGLVRELAGPGLPVRRVRLQMMQTDPLGEPLPTSVADADSFRYYPAYASPALDALNAGQSQTETAAAHRMQLLMVQRADGGLTIGDTHEYEHPFAFDTVEDPYEHLTVVVESLLGRPLPKIRRRWAGVYAQCTDTSRVVHRQQVREGVWLVTGPGGRGMTCSPAIAERTANELGW from the coding sequence GTGAAAGTGACAGTCGTCGGAGCCGGCGTGGTGGGAACCATGCACGCCTGGCAAGCAGTGGAACGCGGCCACGAGGTCGTGCAGATCGAGCGCGAGGCCGAGGCTCGCGGCGCCTCGCTGCGCAACTTCGGGCAGATCTGGGTGAGCGGGCGCGCCAGTGGTGAGGAGCTGGAGACCGCGCTGCGCGCCCGGGAGCTGTGGGAGGAGATCGGCGGCCGGGTGCCCGCGCTGGGCTTCCGCGCCAACGGCTCCCTCACCCCCGTACGCGGCGCCCTGGAGCTGGCCGTGGCCGAGGCCGCCGCCGCTGCCCCGGACGCCGCCGTACGCGGTCGCGAACTGCTCACCCCGGGCGAGGCCCGCGCCCTCAACCCCGCGCTGCGCGGGGACTTCGACGCCGCCCTCTTCTGCGAGCGGGACGCGGCCGTCGAGCCGCGCACCGCCCAGCTCGCCCTGCGGGCCGAACTGCTCAAGCGGCCGGGCTACACCTTCCTGCCGGGCCGCGAGGTGCGCGAGGTCGTCGGCGCGGGCGCCGTCCGCGACGACCACGGCGACGTGCACTCCGCCGACGTGGTGGTGCTCGCCACCGGCGCCTGGCTCGGCGGACTCGTGCGCGAGCTGGCCGGACCCGGCCTGCCCGTGCGCCGCGTCCGGCTCCAGATGATGCAGACCGACCCGCTGGGCGAGCCGCTGCCCACCTCGGTCGCGGACGCCGACAGCTTCCGCTACTACCCGGCGTACGCCTCCCCGGCCCTGGACGCGCTCAACGCGGGCCAGTCCCAGACCGAGACGGCCGCAGCGCACCGGATGCAGTTGCTCATGGTGCAGCGCGCCGACGGCGGACTGACCATCGGCGACACGCACGAGTACGAGCACCCCTTCGCCTTCGACACCGTCGAGGACCCCTACGAGCACCTGACGGTCGTCGTCGAGTCGCTGCTGGGCCGCCCGCTGCCGAAGATCCGCCGCCGCTGGGCCGGGGTGTACGCGCAGTGCACCGACACCAGCAGGGTCGTCCACCGCCAGCAGGTCCGCGAGGGCGTCTGGCTGGTCACCGGACCCGGCGGACGCGGCATGACCTGCTCCCCGGCGATAGCCGAACGCACCGCGAACGAACTGGGCTGGTGA